CGGCGGACTGTAAACATATTCTAAATTTCGAGATCAAAAATAAAATCATTTGAATGTGCTCATTTTTACAATATCAAAAAAATAATTAAAAAAAAGAAATCATTTTATTCTTGTCGAAGGTGTTGTTTTTTTAATAGAAAGACTCAATCCCATCATATTATTCTACTTATAAGAGAGTGGGCAAAATTCTTCAATTTTAAAAAGGAGGTCGATAATGGCTTATCAAATACCCCCGTTACCTTATCCTTTTGATGCACTCGAACCTTATATCAATACATTGACAATGGATTGTCATTATAATGGCCATCATAAAGCTTATGTGCAGAACTTAAACAAAGCTTTAGCAAATTATCCAGACCTTCAGCAAAAAAGGCCTGAAGACTTGCTTGTTTCTCTCCATACTCTTCCTGAGTCTATAAGGACAGCAGTCCGAAACAACGGTGGGGGCCATGTTAATCATTCTTTTTTCTGGAAAATAATGGCTCCAAAAGCTGGAGGCAAACCACAGGGTAAACTCTACGAGGATATCCTTTCTCATTTTGGAAGTTTTGAGTCTTTTCAAGAAAAATTTGAAGCTGCGGGTCTAGCTCGTTTTGGAAGCGGTTGGGTTTGGCTAGTGGTTAACAAAGAAGGAAAGCTTGAGATTCTTTCTACACCCAATCAAGATAATCCTCTTTCTGATGGACATCAGCCCTTTTTGGGCTGTGATGTTTGGGAACATGCCTATTATTTAAAATATCAATTTCGAAGAGGAGAGTGGCTGAAAGCTTTCTGGAACGTGGTTAATTGGACTGCGGTAGAGGAATTTTACTCTCAAGCTTTGAATAAAAATCTTTCTTTCTGTCCCTAGTTAAAAAGCTATTATTATATCACTCTCAACAATTAAATCAGCCAGAAGCCCAAGCCCTCCATAAGTCGCCTTTTCGATGATGGGTAGGCTTCTGGCTTGAGTGGCATAAGCACAGCCAAAAACAGCAATTCCTTTGAAAAGTGAAGTCAAGGAGTCTATTTCCTTAACCCCTTCATCGAGGCAGAAAACATAGATTTGATATCCTTTGTCTTGATAAAAATAAAGCTTTTCTAGAAATTGCTGAAACTTTGTGTCTTCTTTTGACACAGTAAGAATAAAGGTAAGGATTTTAGCCATTTCTTTAATGTTTTGATTAAAAATCTGTTTTCAAAAAAAATATAAAAATATAATAGATGAGGTTGAAAAAAGAACGGGGATGTTGGTGAATGGGGTTTTCCGCAAGGGAAAGGGTTGCTGGATGGGTAGAGAAGAGAGAGGGATAGATATTAACTCCTAGAAACACTTGCTAGAGCTCATTCGACCATGAAAGAGGGGAAGATAAGAAAAGGAGCTTTTTTCTCAACGGCTCAGCTCTTGGCCAATTCCGTTTGAGTGTAGCGGAATTGTTCAGGGTTATTTATAGCTGGGTGATGTGAAAATATTTTTCTAGGCATAGCTAAGGTTGGGGAGGCTTAACCAAGTGCGGAGTTGATTTCTGATTGTCGAAGGAGAAGCAACCGGCAAGAGGGGTTGACCCTTTAAAAGTTGGAACCGACCATTTCTCAAAGAGAGATAGCCCCTTTTTAGCAAGGCTCTGGAGAGATATGAGCACAAGCAAGAGCCCTAGAGAAGAAAAACGTTAGCCCGCTTGGATTCCCCGTTGCTTTAGCCATGGAGTAGTTCAGTATGTGACTTTGCAAAGGTTTTAATTTCAACTCGGCAACAAGCTGTTGTTGGAGTACCTATTTTGGATAAAAAAAGAGGAAGTGGAGTGAATAAATTTTTTTTGTTGATCATATTTATATTTTTTTTCCCTTGGTTGATTAAAGGTGAAGAATCTGTTAGGACAGTTACATTAGTAGGTAAACTGCCCTACCAGCGCCTTTTGGCTGAGGTGGTCTGGAAAAGTGAAGATCTGAGACGGGGTTTAATGTATAGAGAAAAATTACCAGAGGATAGGGGCATGCTTTTTGTGTTACCTTACGAACAAAAAGCTGTTTTTTGGATGAAAAATACCCGCATACCTTTATCCATTGCTTTCATGGACAAAACGGGTATGATCCTTGAAATTTATTCTATGAAACCTTTTGATTTAACTCCACTGCCTAGTCGTTCTTCATCGGTCAAGTTCGCATTAGAAGTCAATGAAGGATGGTTTCAAAGACACAAGATTACTGCTGGAGATCAACTTAATCCCTTGGATATATCTTGGGATAAACTTCTTAATTTATTAACCAGTAACTAAGCTTTATGAAAATATTTGCCGATTATCATATGCATCCTCAAGGGCACAAACTGCAGCCCTATACCCATCAATTGCTTGATCCATGGGCTGAAGCTTGTATCCAAAAAGAAATTGGCTATTTCTGCTTTACTGATCACGATAGATATAGAGAAGGCGTCGATTTTAGCCTCTTTAGAGAATGGAAACAGAAATATCCAGGTTTAAATATTGGCATAGGTATAGAAAGAGATAACGATCCGCTTACAGGTAAATCGGGGTTGGCTTGGGTAAGGGAAAATTGGGAAAATCTGGATTTTGTTCTTGGATCTGTTCATTTTATTGGGGATTGGCCTTTCGATAGGGTTGGTTACGAAGCAGGGTTTTCAAAAAGATCTATTGAAGAGATTTATCGAGATTATGTGGAAAATTTATGCAGTTTAATTGACGAAGGCTTTATTGATTCCGTGGCCCACTTAGATCTCATTAAAATATTTAATTATAAACCTGCCGGTAAAATCTTAGATTTCTTTCTACCGGTTTTAGAAAAGATAAAGGAAAAAAATTTATGCTTAGAGATTAATGTTGCTGGATTGCGCAAACCTGTAAAAGAGCAGTATCCATCTGAAGAAATTCTTTTTAAAGCGGTTGAACTCAAAATTCCTTTTTCTATAGGCTCTGATGCTCATTCCTGGGCAGAAGTAGGCAAAGGGTTTACCCAAATTACAGATCTTCTAATCAAGCTTGGAATTGAAGAGGTGGTTGTTTTTAGAGGACATTCTAGGCAAGCAATGCCTCTCAATGGGATGAAAGGTTAAGCTTTTATATAAAGAGTCTTATCCCTCTGGCTTTTCTCAGAAATAGTTCTTAATGCTTTGATAAGCAGAAGAAAAAAATCTGTATAGTGTAGTTTGGGTCTAAACTTTAGGGTGTTGTATCCTACCTTCTCTATTTTATCCAATATCCTTTTGCCTCCATGCCAGGTTAAGGCAATCTCTAGTTTCAGAGGAAAAGGCAGCGTATTAATCAAAGCTTTTCCCTTTTCAAAGAGATTAGATGTTCTTTGAACTTGAAAAGAAAGCAGCTCTTTAAAATTAGAGTTGAAGTTTCTTTTGAAAAGATCAGCTTCGGAAACTTTGAATTGTTCCATTTCCTGCCTAGGTAGATAAATCCTATTTTTCCCCAGATCTATGGAAATGTCTTGCCAAAAATTGGCAAGTTGAAGGGCAGTACAGATACAGTCAGAACAGAAAAACTGAAATTCAGCAGTTTGGTGATGGAGATAGAGAACTAACCTTCCAATGGGATTTGCACTTTTTTTGCAGTAATCGAGTACTTCTTCAAAATTTTCGTATCTATTTTTTAAGACATCCTGTCGAAAAGCATCCAGCAGGTCTGTGAAAAGTTTAATAGGAAGATCGAATTTTTGAATCGTATCATGAAGAGCTAGAAAGACAGGATTTTTATGGTTACATTTTGTATCCAGAAGATGAGACTGCCATCGATTGAGTTTATCGAGTCTTTCTTTTCTTTTTTGTTCATTTTCTATTTCATTTCCTTTTAAAAGATAGCCTTCGTCGGCGTAATCATCGGCTATCCGAGAAAAGGCATATATGGCATGAACATGGGGTGCAAGATCTTTTCCAACAAGCAAACCCACAGGAAAATTTTCATAATGGGAAGCGATCTTCTTGCAGTATAGGTAAGCTTCCTCAATATTCATAAAAAGATCCGATTGTTTTTTTAAAAATAAATTACACGGTTAATACCATTTTTTGATTTTTTTTGATTTAACGACAAGACTTTCTTCTCACAAGTCCTTAATTTTATATTTGAATAAAAAGCAATAATCGTAAAATGGATTTCATATTGTGGTCTATGAACTATTTTGGTCTAACTGGAGGAATAGGGTGCGGGAAAACAACTTTGTCTTGTTTTTTTATGAAAGAAGGATTTGAGATTATTGATACGGATATGATTAGCCAAGAACTCCTTCAACCGGGAAAAGAAAATTGGAAAAAAGTAGTTGACGAGTTTGGAAAAGAAATCTTAAATAAAGATAATACAATAAATCGTAGATTATTAGGTCAGCTAGTTTTTCAGAATCCTGAATTATTGGATAGATTAAACAAAATAACTCATCCATCGATACGCCAACAGTGGAAGAAAAAAGCGTCAGAAATTAAAGATAAAGATCCTGAAAAACAAATAATAGTTGTTATACCTCTTTTATTCGAAGAAAAGCTCGAAAAGGATTTTGA
The DNA window shown above is from Methylacidiphilum caldifontis and carries:
- a CDS encoding superoxide dismutase, coding for MAYQIPPLPYPFDALEPYINTLTMDCHYNGHHKAYVQNLNKALANYPDLQQKRPEDLLVSLHTLPESIRTAVRNNGGGHVNHSFFWKIMAPKAGGKPQGKLYEDILSHFGSFESFQEKFEAAGLARFGSGWVWLVVNKEGKLEILSTPNQDNPLSDGHQPFLGCDVWEHAYYLKYQFRRGEWLKAFWNVVNWTAVEEFYSQALNKNLSFCP
- a CDS encoding DUF192 domain-containing protein, with translation MNKFFLLIIFIFFFPWLIKGEESVRTVTLVGKLPYQRLLAEVVWKSEDLRRGLMYREKLPEDRGMLFVLPYEQKAVFWMKNTRIPLSIAFMDKTGMILEIYSMKPFDLTPLPSRSSSVKFALEVNEGWFQRHKITAGDQLNPLDISWDKLLNLLTSN
- a CDS encoding histidinol-phosphatase HisJ family protein, whose protein sequence is MKIFADYHMHPQGHKLQPYTHQLLDPWAEACIQKEIGYFCFTDHDRYREGVDFSLFREWKQKYPGLNIGIGIERDNDPLTGKSGLAWVRENWENLDFVLGSVHFIGDWPFDRVGYEAGFSKRSIEEIYRDYVENLCSLIDEGFIDSVAHLDLIKIFNYKPAGKILDFFLPVLEKIKEKNLCLEINVAGLRKPVKEQYPSEEILFKAVELKIPFSIGSDAHSWAEVGKGFTQITDLLIKLGIEEVVVFRGHSRQAMPLNGMKG
- the hpnC gene encoding squalene synthase HpnC, which produces MNIEEAYLYCKKIASHYENFPVGLLVGKDLAPHVHAIYAFSRIADDYADEGYLLKGNEIENEQKRKERLDKLNRWQSHLLDTKCNHKNPVFLALHDTIQKFDLPIKLFTDLLDAFRQDVLKNRYENFEEVLDYCKKSANPIGRLVLYLHHQTAEFQFFCSDCICTALQLANFWQDISIDLGKNRIYLPRQEMEQFKVSEADLFKRNFNSNFKELLSFQVQRTSNLFEKGKALINTLPFPLKLEIALTWHGGKRILDKIEKVGYNTLKFRPKLHYTDFFLLLIKALRTISEKSQRDKTLYIKA
- the coaE gene encoding dephospho-CoA kinase (Dephospho-CoA kinase (CoaE) performs the final step in coenzyme A biosynthesis.) translates to MKEGFEIIDTDMISQELLQPGKENWKKVVDEFGKEILNKDNTINRRLLGQLVFQNPELLDRLNKITHPSIRQQWKKKASEIKDKDPEKQIIVVIPLLFEEKLEKDFDKILCIGCSPSVQYKRLLDRGLSFQEIKNRIESQWSLEKKMELSDFVFWNDGSIQLLYDQGHIFLNKLQSDKTGSSFLGK